A region of Sesamum indicum cultivar Zhongzhi No. 13 linkage group LG7, S_indicum_v1.0, whole genome shotgun sequence DNA encodes the following proteins:
- the LOC105166573 gene encoding serine/threonine protein phosphatase 2A 57 kDa regulatory subunit B' beta isoform — protein sequence MFNKIMKRGQKKPSKSEATEPPPVATATAAPNVAAAPQPLLSLATIQNPGVVEVLPMLRDVAVPDRHVVFIRKVLVCCFFFDFSDTMKSAREKEIKRQTLAELVDIVQSGSCKLNEIMQEDMVKMISMNIFRCLPPAPHENSGADGGDPEEDDMFMDPAWPHLQLVYELLLRYVVSPDTDTKLAKRFIDHSFVIKLLELFDSEDMREREYLKTIVHRIYGRFMVHRPLIRNEINNIFYRFIFETERYNGICELLEILGSIINGFALPMKEEHKLFLVRALIPLHKPKSITTYHQQLSYCITQFVDKDYRLSDTVIRGVLKYWPLTNCGKEVLFLGELEEILEVTQSAEFQRCMVPLFRQIGRSLNSPHFQVAERALFWWNNEHIVALIAENRHVVLPIIFDALEKNIRSHWNQAINGLSANVRRMFQEMDAELFDECQRQHAAKEAMAGKLEEQRVSTWKRLEEVAARTMGKNMVLV from the exons atgtttaacaaaataatgaaaagagGGCAGAAAAAGCCCTCCAAATCGGAAGCAACTGAGCCTCCTCCAGTGGCTACAGCAACAGCAGCCCCCAATGTGGCTGCGGCCCCGCAACCGCTTCTGAGTCTTGCAACCATCCAAAACCCTGGCGTAGTTGAGGTCTTGCCAATGTTGAGGGATGTTGCTGTACCAGACAGACATGTAGTATTCATCCGAAAAGTCCTAGTGTGttgtttcttctttgatttctCTGATACAATGAAGTCGGCCCGAGAAAAGGAGATCAAGAGGCAAACCCTTGCAGAGCTTGTCGATATAGTGCAGTCTGGATCGTGTAAACTGAACGAGATAATGCAGGAGGATATGGTCAAAATGATATCCATGAATATTTTCCGATGCTTGCCACCTGCACCGCATGAAAATTCTGGCGCGGATGGTGGAGATCCTGAGGAGGATGATATGTTCATGGACCCCGCTTGGCCCCACTTGCAACTTGTGTATGAGTTACTTTTAAGATACGTGGTGTCACCAGATACAGATACCAAGCTTGCCAAAAGATTTATTGATCACTCGTTTGTCATAAAACTACTTGAATTGTTTGATTCTGAGGACATGAGAGAGAGGGAGTATTTGAAGACTATTGTTCATCGGATATATGGAAGATTCATGGTTCATCGACCGCTTATAAGGAATGAAATTAACAACATATTCTATCGGTTTATATTTGAGACAGAGAGGTACAATGGGATATGTGAGTTACTGGAGATCCTCGGAAGTATAATAAATGGGTTTGCATTGCCAATGAAAGAGGAGCACAAGTTGTTTCTTGTACGAGCACTTATTCCATTGCACAAGCCTAAATCTATTACTACATACCATCAACAGTTATCCTATTGTATAACACAATTCGTCGACAAAGATTACAGGTTGTCTGATACTGTCATTAGGGGGGTGCTGAAGTATTGGCCTCTGACAAACTGTGGGAAAGAGGTTCTCTTCCTTGGAGAACTAGAAGAAATTTTGGAGGTTACACAATCTGCAGAGTTCCAGCGCTGCATGGTTCCCCTTTTTAGACAAATTGGAAGAAGCCTCAATAGCCCACATTTTCAG GTGGCAGAACGGGCTCTTTTCTGGTGGAACAACGAGCACATAGTGGCCTTGATTGCAGAGAATAGGCATGTTGTTTTACCCATCATATTCGATGCGCTAGAGAAGAACATACGAAGTCACTGGAACCAGGCAATCAATGGCTTGAGCGCGAATGTCCGACGAATGTTCCAGGAGATGGATGCTGAGCTATTTGACGAGTGTCAGAGACAGCACGCTGCAAAGGAGGCTATGGCAGGAAAACTGGAGGAGCAACGCGTCTCAACTTGGAAAAGACTTGAGGAAGTTGCTGCCCGTACCATGGGGAAAAACATGGTTCTTGTTTAG
- the LOC105166572 gene encoding probable pectate lyase 18 isoform X1 — translation MLPHASILLFGFFFLTVSLSSFFSAAAFFNLTLPHQHPDPEAVVQEVQRSVNASISRRRQLLPGPPIIGQAQCLTGNPIDDCWRCDPNWAANRQHLADCAIGFGRAAMGGKGGRYYVVTDSSDHDMVNPTPGTLRHAVIQDEPLWIIFQSSMVIKLKHELIFNSYKTIDGRGANVHITGNGCITLQSVTNVIIHNVHIYNCLPSGNTIIRSTPTHSGWRGRSDGDGISISAARNIWIDHCALSHCTDGLIDAILGSTAITISNSYFTHHDEVMLLGHNDKYLADSGMQVTIAFNHFGEGLVQRMPRCRRGYIHVVNNDFTEWQMYAIGGSANPTINSQGNRYTAPMDPNAKEVTKRVETDEREWSDWNWRTDGDIMVNGAFFVPSGEGLSMQYAKASSVEPKSAALIDQLTMNAGVLGGPRDNSVSISYGGGATTGATKPATGGSSNSGGGGDGDFFGMIFGSGGAPPTQLSPPTTMILSLVIILILCGMLSLPSL, via the exons ATGCTTCCTCATGCCAGCATTCTCTTGTTTGGATTCTTCTTCCTCAccgtctctctctcttcctttttttcaGCCGCTGCTTTCTTTAACCTCACCCTCCCTCATCAACATCCCGACCCAGAAGCTGTGGTTCAAGAAGTTCAAAG GAGTGTAAATGCTTCAATATCAAGAAGGCGCCAACTCCTCCCCGGCCCGCCAATCATCGGCCAGGCCCAATGCCTGACCGGCAATCCCATCGACGACTGCTGGCGTTGCGACCCCAACTGGGCTGCCAACCGCCAGCACCTGGCCGACTGTGCCATTGGCTTCGGCCGGGCTGCAATGGGTGGCAAAGGAGGCCGCTACTATGTCGTGACCGACTCCTCTGACCACGACATGGTCAACCCCACCCCAGGCACCCTCCGCCATGCTGTCATCCAAGATGAGCCCCTCTGGATCATTTTCCAGTCCAGCATGGTCATCAAGCTTAAGCACGAGCTCATCTTTAACAGCTACAAGACAATCGACGGCCGAGGGGCCAACGTGCATATAACGGGAAATGGATGCATCACTCTGCAGTCTGTTACCAATGTGATCATTCATAATGTGCATATATACAATTGTTTGCCATCGGGAAACACTATCATACGATCGACTCCAACGCATTCCGGGTGGAGGGGCAGATCAGATGGCGATGGGATATCCATATCTGCAGCGAGGAACATATGGATCGACCATTGTGCTTTGTCTCATTGTACTGATGGCTTGATAGATGCCATTTTGGGGTCTACGGCCATTACCATCTCAAACAGCTACTTTACACACCATGACGAGGTTATGTTGCTCGGTCACAATGATAAGTACTTGGCCGACTCGGGAATGCAG GTAACAATAGCTTTCAATCACTTCGGGGAGGGGCTAGTGCAGAGGATGCCAAGGTGCAGGAGGGGTTACATTCATGTGGTGAACAATGATTTCACCGAATGGCAAATGTACGCTATCGGAGGAAGCGCTAATCCGACCATCAATAGTCAGGGCAACCGTTATACGGCACCGATGGACCCCAATGCCAAGGAG GTGACGAAGCGCGTGGAGACAGACGAGAGGGAGTGGTCGGACTGGAATTGGAGGACAGACGGGGACATAATGGTGAACGGTGCATTCTTCGTTCCATCAGGTGAAGGCCTCAGCATGCAATATGCCAAGGCCTCTAGTGTCGAGCCCAAGTCTGCTGCCCTCATCGACCAACTCACCATGAACGCCGGCGTCCTTGGTGGCCCCAG GGACAATAGTGTGAGCATATCATATGGGGGTGGGGCCACCACTGGAGCAACCAAACCAGCTACTGGGGGGTCCAGCAATAGCGGAGGCGGTGGTGATGGTGACTTCTTTGGTATGATATTTGGGAGCGGCGGCGCGCCACCAACTCAATTATCGCCACCCACCACCATGATTTTGTctcttgtaattattttaatattgtgtgGTATGCTTTCATTACCCTCATTATGA
- the LOC105166572 gene encoding probable pectate lyase 12 isoform X2, translating into MLPHASILLFGFFFLTVSLSSFFSAAAFFNLTLPHQHPDPEAVVQEVQRSVNASISRRRQLLPGPPIIGQAQCLTGNPIDDCWRCDPNWAANRQHLADCAIGFGRAAMGGKGGRYYVVTDSSDHDMVNPTPGTLRHAVIQDEPLWIIFQSSMVIKLKHELIFNSYKTIDGRGANVHITGNGCITLQSVTNVIIHNVHIYNCLPSGNTIIRSTPTHSGWRGRSDGDGISISAARNIWIDHCALSHCTDGLIDAILGSTAITISNSYFTHHDEVMLLGHNDKYLADSGMQVTIAFNHFGEGLVQRMPRCRRGYIHVVNNDFTEWQMYAIGGSANPTINSQGNRYTAPMDPNAKEVTKRVETDEREWSDWNWRTDGDIMVNGAFFVPSGEGLSMQYAKASSVEPKSAALIDQLTMNAGVLGGPRYIDW; encoded by the exons ATGCTTCCTCATGCCAGCATTCTCTTGTTTGGATTCTTCTTCCTCAccgtctctctctcttcctttttttcaGCCGCTGCTTTCTTTAACCTCACCCTCCCTCATCAACATCCCGACCCAGAAGCTGTGGTTCAAGAAGTTCAAAG GAGTGTAAATGCTTCAATATCAAGAAGGCGCCAACTCCTCCCCGGCCCGCCAATCATCGGCCAGGCCCAATGCCTGACCGGCAATCCCATCGACGACTGCTGGCGTTGCGACCCCAACTGGGCTGCCAACCGCCAGCACCTGGCCGACTGTGCCATTGGCTTCGGCCGGGCTGCAATGGGTGGCAAAGGAGGCCGCTACTATGTCGTGACCGACTCCTCTGACCACGACATGGTCAACCCCACCCCAGGCACCCTCCGCCATGCTGTCATCCAAGATGAGCCCCTCTGGATCATTTTCCAGTCCAGCATGGTCATCAAGCTTAAGCACGAGCTCATCTTTAACAGCTACAAGACAATCGACGGCCGAGGGGCCAACGTGCATATAACGGGAAATGGATGCATCACTCTGCAGTCTGTTACCAATGTGATCATTCATAATGTGCATATATACAATTGTTTGCCATCGGGAAACACTATCATACGATCGACTCCAACGCATTCCGGGTGGAGGGGCAGATCAGATGGCGATGGGATATCCATATCTGCAGCGAGGAACATATGGATCGACCATTGTGCTTTGTCTCATTGTACTGATGGCTTGATAGATGCCATTTTGGGGTCTACGGCCATTACCATCTCAAACAGCTACTTTACACACCATGACGAGGTTATGTTGCTCGGTCACAATGATAAGTACTTGGCCGACTCGGGAATGCAG GTAACAATAGCTTTCAATCACTTCGGGGAGGGGCTAGTGCAGAGGATGCCAAGGTGCAGGAGGGGTTACATTCATGTGGTGAACAATGATTTCACCGAATGGCAAATGTACGCTATCGGAGGAAGCGCTAATCCGACCATCAATAGTCAGGGCAACCGTTATACGGCACCGATGGACCCCAATGCCAAGGAG GTGACGAAGCGCGTGGAGACAGACGAGAGGGAGTGGTCGGACTGGAATTGGAGGACAGACGGGGACATAATGGTGAACGGTGCATTCTTCGTTCCATCAGGTGAAGGCCTCAGCATGCAATATGCCAAGGCCTCTAGTGTCGAGCCCAAGTCTGCTGCCCTCATCGACCAACTCACCATGAACGCCGGCGTCCTTGGTGGCCCCAG GTACATTGATTGGTGA